ttctgcaaacCAGCAAAGCTTCAAAGCCCTGGAGACTGTGGCTCCTTTATTGGTTTTACCTCCACCCCACATATACATAAAGAAGTACACGTGATCTGTCTGTGGCCATAAATTCGTGaccataaaaaaaatcacatcacagatttgtgaaatctggtctccggctgcccagctctgaaggcagagtggagagcagcggctgctgaccaggtgcccagctctgaaagcagcaccgccgccagcagcagcacagaagtaagggtggcaataccatgcagccactgctctcccatTTCTCAGCTTCAGacagcgctgccgccagcagcagaggagaagtaagggtggcaataacgCAACCCCTAATAGGCCtgtgacccccttttgggtcagggcccgcAGTTTGAAAAACGCTGtggagaaatcacacatttttcatgggtTGATCACagcataaatagcaaatttcacAGATGTGTAACATATCTGCAAAATTTGCTATTTATGATCAACCCgtgaaaaatgtgtgatttctctgCAATTTAAGTAGACCCCCCTAACAATAATTCCATATGGGGATTCAGGAACAGGCACAGTATTTCAGATGactcttaacttttttttaaactgagcagTAAATCCATGCCAGTTTAACGTTTAAAAAGAAGCTGTTTAGTCATATGAAGACAAGTAAAAATCTACAAAAACGACTTGTGAAAAGCACCACACTCATTTCTCAGAAATGGCTAGATGGAAGTTTACAAAAATTTTCCTCAAAAAAAGTCACCTGAACAGCTGAGAATAAGTATGAGAAATGTGTTTAATTCAACTTTTCTGAATATTTTCTCGGAGGCTCCCTGTTTTCAAGAGTTCAGTGTGGGGACTCCTCTGTCTTAATTagataacagatttattttgagGTTAAATATTTTCTTGCCAGACATTAATTCTACATCAGTATTAGTAATCCTTCCTTCTCTATCTTTATTATTGCTGTTTCAAGCTATATAACCATTTTCATTAACTCACAGGTAATGGTGCTTCATTATTTTCCAACTGCACTTACTCTTCGGAACCCCACCTCTTGCTATTGAGGGTTCATACTGTGTAACTATAATACTCAGCATATCCTTCCTACATTCCCAACATTTTCAGCATTATGCTGACTCAGACATACCTGACTGAATGGGACACGAGGCCCATCACCAAGCAGAGGGGTTTTCTGCTGCTGGAAAGGTAGTGGACCCTGGGGAGGATGTGACCCCCTTGAAGGATTCTGCTGTCCCGGAGGTCCCGATGGTCCTTGCATACTTCCTTGAGGCCCAACTAAAGAGTTCTTTGGAGGCCCCTGCTGGCCTTGTGCACCTGGTGGCCCACGTAACTCCTGTGGAGGTCCTAACATTGAACCTTGAGGTGGGGGTCCCTGTAGGCCCCTCATCTCCTGGGGACCATGTCCGAGTAAACCACCCTGCATGTGAGGTCCTCTCATTTCTTGCGGATGACCCATCATCATCCCTTGTGGAGCAGGTCCCTGATTAtcacggggccctggtggacccTGCATCCCTCTTGGATTAAGTCCCATCAAAGGCCCTTGAGATATAGGGCCCTGCATCCCTTGAGATCCTGGACCTCCTTGCATTCCATGAGGAAGAGGAGGCCCTTGCATTCCTCTTGGACCAGGTGGCCCCTGCATTCCTTGACCACCAGGGGGACCTTGAGGACCTAAGTGACCTTGCGGCCCTAAATGAGTCTGAGACCCAGGTGGACCTTGTGGTCCTAAGTGACCTTGGGGGCCAGAATTACCCTGTGGACCCGGTGGCCCTTGAGGCCCCATGGGCCCATGAGGTCCAGGATGTCTCTGCATTCCTTGATGCCCATGTAGATCCTGAGGTCTTGGCAGTCCTTGCGGAGGTCCCTGGGGACCTGCAGGTCCTTGTGGTCCCATGAAGCCTTGGGGACCTCCAGATCCTTGATGTAATGGAGGACCTTGGGGTCCCATTTGTCCCTGGGGTCCTCCAGGTCTGAACTGTCCCTGTGGACCAGGGAGTCCCATTTGAGGCATATTAATTGGCATCTGCTGAGGTGGAATGGGCTGCTGAAATCCTTGAGGCATCTGCGACATTGGGCCTTGTCCTGGGAAAGGCTGGGGTCCATGCAGAGGGCCTCCTGGAGGTGGTGCCTGCTGCTGGACTTGCTCAGCTTGCTTTTGTGCAAGTCTCTCAATCTTCAGTTGCTGTCAGAAAACAAATACACATTTAAACAGGCTGCACATACATGTATGCAGAACTACTGGAAAGCAGACATAATCATTTCATTTTTGGGAACAAGGGAACtctgaacaaagctttaacacTTTTAACCTGACTGATAAATAGAGATACCATTAAAAAGAATAAGAACTCAACAGGATAAAGTTAACTGAAATGCTGCCAACTCATCATCAGTGTCACAATAAGCCAACGTCATAGTTTGGTGGTCAGGTTCAGTATTTACTTGCCCTTATTTAATTTTCAATTTATTCCAGCAATGCTTTTGATTATACTCACCACTAAGAAGtgctattttaataatttttaatgaagtgCACCATATATTTCACCTAACTACTGCTTTCTTCTCTACAGTGATTAACTCTGCTTTCCACCACTTCctctttttgtcttttatccAAGCACGCTCACTCGGTTGGTATTTGCTATAGTTTAACTTTCCTTACATACCTCCAAGAGCTGTGGGTTGGTGTACTGAAGTGCTGCCATTTCCTGCTCGATCTCtgcctgtgttttctttttctcctctagTTTAATATCCTCCTTTCTGTCATTCATCAGCTCAGGTGGAGCAGGGATAGGGACCTTATTCTGCATCCAAGCCTATAAGGGAAGTGAAGATCTAAAATCAAAATACTTACTATTTTAGGTAGTAACCTGGGATTGGAGGGATTTAACCAAATATTTTATTCTCAAGTGTTCATGAACTGGAACTGGTCTGGTGAATTATTCTGCACTGGATATTGATCTACAGAAGCTAGAATTTGGAGTGTTGTATCAGGTACAGGCTATTGATAGTTGGGCTAAAATCGGTTTAGTCTGGGGTATCATTGTGTATCATGTACTTACCTGTTGAAACTGTGCTGGGATTGGTTTTGCATAGGGCACTTTTTTCTGTGGCACTTTCTTTTGGTCCTTTTGCATCACCTCCTCCATTCCCCAGTCCAGCCCTGGGATTGTCATCTCAATTTCATTTGACTCATCTTTCCCTTGAACGTGAGGAGGAACAGCACAGTCAGCATACAAAGGAGGATGAAGAAATCTTGTTAATTTTTTGAGTCTCTACTTAAACAAGGGGACCAGGAAACCCTGTTCATTTCCGTCTTAACATTGAAAACATGCACTACACAGAATGTCAGAGAAGTTCAATGTGAAAGAAATACATCACTTTCTTTCTCCTCAGACCCCCACGACAGATGAGAAGTATGAGAAAGAGCCAACCAGTAGCTGAATAGCTTATGAAAATGAGCCTGCATGCATCATTTCTCCCTCTTACCCATCTGCTCTTGTTCCATGGCTAGTTTCAGTTGCTCAGGTATTCCCATCCCAGGAATCACTGCAAGGCTGTTGGGTTCAAGGTCATCTAGAGGTGGAAAACAAATAGACTGATTTCAGCAAGGATTTTAGATCAGTAATGTCTTTCCTGGAAGTTGTCTTATTATTTGATACAATTTTTGCATACAGTTAGATTCCCTACATATTTCACAGATGCTGGGGCACACTTTATCTCACTCAGGAACTGCAAGATATTAAAATAAGACCTAGAAATTCAGAGATGGAAAACCACGCATAAGACTACAACAAATGTCCTTtcagcaaagctgcttctgtgaaATAGACTGGGGAAAGAAACATGCTTTCCAATACAATTCCCTGTTGTACTTTCATAAATATAGATACaatgaaaaattcatggaaaattttgatctAAAAAAATTCTGGGACACAATGTAATCAATTATCTGAATGAAAAAGACAAACCCATGGGACAGGCGGGGAGATGGGCAACCCTGAAAGACCTGACATTGCCAAGAAAAAGCCTTAAAAGAGGAAAAAGACTTAAGATAAAGGAATTTTGAGTTCAGTTCAATAATTTAAAAGGTTTTCCTGTGCTCTGTAGCTCAGGATTGTGGGAGATCTTGAAGTCACATGCTGAAGTTTTCAGGAGGCAGAACAAACTGGGAATTTTCCCAGAGGGAGAGCCAAACCTCCTTCCTGTGATTGACAGAGCTGGTCCTACCTCCTGGAGCTGCAGAACAAAAGAAAACTCATTGTTGGAATGGGGACCTAGATATAATGGAGAATGAGAGATTATCCCactaaaaaaaatcctcatctACCCAGTCACCAATGCTATTATATTTCATCATGTCACCCAGAAACTGGATTAGAATTGTAGCTAAGTGCTCTGGGCTTGCTCCTGACACCAACCCTCCATTCTTCTGAATTCATGGCAATAGCCTTACCATATTCCACGCCATCCTCTGACATTCCTGGCAGCAGGTTCAGGTTGTAACGATCTCTCATTTTATCTCCAGGCCGATTTCGAGTCCAGAATTTGctgtcaaaataaaataagagtGTGATATGAACTTGCAGAAAGTGTTGGGAGATTCATTAGTTTTAGTTGCCATATTCTCTCTTCCTACTTTTGCATTTTATCACAATATCTTGATTATTTAGATTTTCAAGGCCTTATTCATCAGGCACCTATTTGGACTAAACATCAGGTATGATTAAAAAGTTACTCAACTCTCACATTCCAATATGTTTAAAAACACTtcaatttcagagtggtagccgtgttagtctgtaccagcAAAAATAACGAgcagtacctgtggcaccttagagacttacaaatttatttgggcataagcttttgtgggttaaaacccacttcatcagatgcacagagtggaaaatacagtagggagatatatatacacagtacatgaaaagatgggagtgccttaccaagtgtgtgtggggcgggggggtgtctaacgagaaactgcagaactggaattaatttgcaaactggacaccatcaaattagacctgaataaagactgggagtggatgggtcactacaaaaaactAATTTCTCCGtgctaatttctccctactgttactcacaactttttgtcaactgtttgaaatgggccaccctgataaccactacaaaagtgatttttcctcctgttgataatagcccactttaattgaattgtctcagtAGAACTGGCCCCCGacttagtaaggcaactcccatcttttcatgtactgtgtatatatcttcctactatattttctactccatgcatctgatgaagtgggttttagcccacgaaagcttatgcccaaataaatttgttagtctctcagatgccacaagtactcctcattgtttttacttaaCAGATAGTTGCTGTGAGAACTGAAGAACTCTCTGTATTGACAGACTGGACACAAGACTGCCATACTCCCAGTCCTCTTCAATAGCCCTTGCTATTCTTAGCAGGTACTGATGGGCTATCATTCTTGTGACATGCACTTCTGTGCAGATTCACTCCGCTTATAAAATATAACTGTTGCACCATTTATAGTGTTTCCATCCTACAAGATTTAAAGCACATCACAAAATATATGCTTAGAGCACCCCTGTGGGATGGAGGGTGATTAGCACAAGACTAGTGGATAGGGCAAGTATTGAGAAAGCCttaagaagaaatattttctgtCAAAGACAACAGAAAAACCTCTCAAAAGTTCCATATGATATTTTTGTGACCATGGAGGTCTGGTAGGCCCTCACATTTTAAAGTTTCTGCCAGGAGGAATGAGAGGCTAGACTTTAATTCTACCTTATGCTGTAAAAGGGTCAGTGCTTTTCCAAACAGAACAccttagtctctctctgcatcTTTGCTTTCTTAGATTTGGGTTGTTCCTGCTATTGAACCAGCCATCTCAGgctttttcccatttttaaactgtgtgtgcccctgaaatatttgtttaaatactTAAAAATACCTGGTATGATCATTTGAGCCTGAGCAGAGAATGTGTCCAAGAGGATGCCAAGCCAGACTCCAGATCATTCCCTCATGGGCCATTTCCATTCCGCCAACCTCCTTCTCCACCCTGAAACATCACACAGAAGAACCCAGTataagggatttttaaaaaatataaatttattttGCTACTCAGTTGCTCATGGCTTTCTATACATTGCTCATTTTAGGCCTCAGTTATTTTTCACTCATTTAAATCTGCTGTTCTGGGACTCTCAGATAACAATAAAGATTCAAGTGGTGACAATATAAATTATGTTTACTATGATGATATCTAACACTGCGTGAACTAAATTTCTCCATGTTGATGAAAAAGGTACTTACCCAACATGCCAGAACAACAAAGAGCCATCGGAACCTCCACTGGCAAAAAGCCCTTCATGAACAGGGTGCCAGGCCACAGctgaaatgcaaaaattaataaTCACGAATCTCTGGTGAATGTTAAACTGTACCTCAAAGCCTTGAAAATGTGTGCCTTTAATCCCAATTCACTCATAACAACGGTAGTATGAAATGGAGTTCATTCTGACCTGTGGCCTCTTTCTTGTGACCCCTGAAGACTTGGAGCTCTTCTTTCAGGTTTCGGATGTCAAAGAGCTTGCAGAGATGGTCACGAGATGCTGTAAGCAGCCAATTCCCATTCAGGTTCAACTTTACCTCCATCACTGTGTTTTTATGAGCGTGTCTGGAAGTAGAGGTAGAAAAAGACTAACTGGCTAGAAGTCACACATTCCCAATAGAATAACCTATGTGCTTCTATACAGAGGGCCTGGGTCTATGTTTTAACGTTGGCCTTTTGATCCCTGTACATATAGGACCTGGAGGTACACACAGAGACATGTTGCTCATTTCTCAaggatacagggccggctccagcgtttttgctgccccaagcggcagggagaaaaaaaaaaaaaaagccgccatcagcggcacttcggcgacaGCTCTATtgctgccacttcattcttcagcagcaggtccacCCCTCCGAGATGGACTGAGGGACCCacagccaaattgctgccgaagagccgtatgtgccgcccctttctgttggccgtcccaagcacctgcttgctgcgctggtgccaggagccggccctgcgagGATAGTAACTTCTGCTGGTTTAATTAGGCATAAGTTTAACTAGGTACCAGCAGTAGCTCAGGAGAACTCTGATGACATGAGGCTTGTGAACAAGTGGAAAGATAACTTACACAAGGAAGGGATAAAAAAGGTCTTCAGATCAAATTATGTCTACCCTCTAGATTTCCTGACCCAACTAAATGGCCTGCCCCTATTGCAACCGTTACGAATGGTTGAAGAGACCTGGTCCTAGAGGGGgggcaactgaaaacagaataaaataatcAAGAGTCCAAGCAGTTTTGCCCCTTCTGACCTGGGCAAAACCTCAGGTCATAACTTACAGCGTGGCAAGGCTCTGGCCAGTTTTTGGATCCCAAAACTTGATAGGCTGTTGACTGTCTTTGCTTCCTGATACAACCAATCCCTTTGTTGGATGCCAGTCAACACACTTCACATCTGCCCCATGCCCTGTTGGGAATACAAGTTGCTCATTTAGGGATTTCAGAGAAAAACTATTTCACGAAATGTTCAGTTATGTCATTTGTGAACTAAAATCCTGTCTAGCCCAAAATGGGATGAAAAAACACTACAGAGCATGGCGTGATCTTAAACTCCAGAATGCTATTTAAAAATACCAGTCATTTGTTTTCTGTATTGCACTACACTCCCTCCTTACAAATAACTTGAAATAGTTTCCTTCTCAGCTTTCACAGTCTTTATTAGAAAACACAAAGTGGATTCCACCTATTTGATAACTGAAGTTTCAACTGAGCATATTTTTAGCCTTTGGTACTAAACCATTGTGTAATGTTATGTTAAACATCTCAGAAGTGTCTGCTTTGTAGTGGTAACGCAAAGTACACGGTTACATATTACCTTGCTTTTGTAACTTTTTGGGGAATAAAGGCCCTATATGAATGTAAGCTATCTATTAACACCCAGTACTGAAGTAGTATTGCAGCCCCTACAGAAAATGATAATAGGCAAAAGAAATTAGACCAGATGACTGActaagatgattttttttaacctgttaaTTTGGTTTCTCAAAGTCTCTTACACCAGCGCAGATAACAAATTCACATTTTCCTAGCAGCAAATGAagataggaaaaaaagaaaaacatatgcTATCATTTCCCTATAATTAGATTGGCTGACCTTGCTCATTTAGAGAATCTGTATTGTttaggaaatacattttaaaatcaggcaAGAAAAAGTTCTCAACTGTTATTCACAACAATATGGTGAGGTATCTGGGTTGGAATATAGAAatttgaagggaaaaaataaaaaggaaagaataatttCTTTCTACAATATCTCTCTCTACCAGCCCACTTACTGTTGGTACTCCCACTAATGTTCAATGCCAGAAAAGAGAGCAGCTGGGTAGTTAGGGAAAAAGTGAGCATATGCTTTCTGAAGGCAGCTAGGGACTTACTTTCTAAGCTCTACAATTATTCAGAGATAGATATGTAAACCATTCTCACATCAGATGTATGAACTTTCTGATTTTTGTGGGGCTGGACACAATGAGAAGAGAAAATTTTCTTGACTCAAGAGGAATGGGGAAACCACCTTGGGGAGGAAATGGGGAACAGCTTTAATCACTATTTTGTCCAGACAAGGATCACTGAAGTAAAGAGCCTGACCCTCCTCCCTCACTCTCCCAGCAGACAGAATTGACCTTCCAATTTATAGGGCCACAAGCGAGAGCACCATCTTCAAGCTGCCAGAGCTGAAAATCTGGTCACAAGTTGTCCCTACTACCAGACAGGAGTCTTGTAGTGATGGTTTCCTCCCCACCTGATTCTGCTGGGAGAGGCAAATGAAGCAACATCTCTTTGAATA
This genomic interval from Malaclemys terrapin pileata isolate rMalTer1 chromosome 9, rMalTer1.hap1, whole genome shotgun sequence contains the following:
- the WDR33 gene encoding pre-mRNA 3' end processing protein WDR33 isoform X1, which encodes MATEIGSPPRFFHMPRFQHQAPRQLFYKRPDFAQQQAMQQLTFDGKRMRKAVNRKTIDYNPSVIKYLENRVWQRDQRDMRAIQPDAGYYNDLVPPIGMLNNPMNAVTTKFVRTSTNKVKCPVFVVRWTPEGRRLVTGASSGEFTLWNGLTFNFETILQAHDSPVRAMTWSHNDMWMLTADHGGYVKYWQSNMNNVKMFQAHKEAIREASFSPTDNKFATCSDDGTVRIWDFLRCHEERILRGHGADVKCVDWHPTKGLVVSGSKDSQQPIKFWDPKTGQSLATLHAHKNTVMEVKLNLNGNWLLTASRDHLCKLFDIRNLKEELQVFRGHKKEATAVAWHPVHEGLFASGGSDGSLLFWHVGVEKEVGGMEMAHEGMIWSLAWHPLGHILCSGSNDHTSKFWTRNRPGDKMRDRYNLNLLPGMSEDGVEYDDLEPNSLAVIPGMGIPEQLKLAMEQEQMGKDESNEIEMTIPGLDWGMEEVMQKDQKKVPQKKVPYAKPIPAQFQQAWMQNKVPIPAPPELMNDRKEDIKLEEKKKTQAEIEQEMAALQYTNPQLLEQLKIERLAQKQAEQVQQQAPPPGGPLHGPQPFPGQGPMSQMPQGFQQPIPPQQMPINMPQMGLPGPQGQFRPGGPQGQMGPQGPPLHQGSGGPQGFMGPQGPAGPQGPPQGLPRPQDLHGHQGMQRHPGPHGPMGPQGPPGPQGNSGPQGHLGPQGPPGSQTHLGPQGHLGPQGPPGGQGMQGPPGPRGMQGPPLPHGMQGGPGSQGMQGPISQGPLMGLNPRGMQGPPGPRDNQGPAPQGMMMGHPQEMRGPHMQGGLLGHGPQEMRGLQGPPPQGSMLGPPQELRGPPGAQGQQGPPKNSLVGPQGSMQGPSGPPGQQNPSRGSHPPQGPLPFQQQKTPLLGDGPRVPFSQEGQNPGPPPLIPGLGQQGGQGRLAPHNQGPGPNKGDNRGPPNHHMGPLSERRHDQNSGGPDHGPERGPFRGGQEWGDGRDNRGLPDRRGPHPDFHDDFDRPDDFHPDKRFGHRLREFEGRGGPLLQDEKWRRGGPGPPFPPDHRDFEGGGPNRGPPGPWEGRRPSDDRYPREPEDARFRGRRDESFRRGAPSRHEGRGPRGRDSFPGPEDFGPEDNFNSSDENSRGRDHGGRGRGRGAPRGGRKGLLPTPDEFPRFEGGRKPESWDGNREPGSRQDHPPHDGQSPASRERSSSLQGMDMASLPPRKRPWHDGPGTSDHREMEAPGAPPEERGKGRGSSGPPQRVPKSGRSSSLEGDHHDGFHRDEGFGGPAGGNNPSRGGRSGSNWGRGSNMNSGQSRRGASRGGGRGR
- the WDR33 gene encoding pre-mRNA 3' end processing protein WDR33 isoform X2, translating into MATEIGSPPRFFHMPRFQHQAPRQLFYKRPDFAQQQAMQQLTFDGKRMRKAVNRKTIDYNPSVIKYLENRVWQRDQRDMRAIQPDAGYYNDLVPPIGMLNNPMNAVTTKFVRTSTNKVKCPVFVVRWTPEGRRLVTGASSGEFTLWNGLTFNFETILQAHDSPVRAMTWSHNDMWMLTADHGGYVKYWQSNMNNVKMFQAHKEAIREASFSPTDNKFATCSDDGTVRIWDFLRCHEERILRGHGADVKCVDWHPTKGLVVSGSKDSQQPIKFWDPKTGQSLATLHAHKNTVMEVKLNLNGNWLLTASRDHLCKLFDIRNLKEELQVFRGHKKEATAVAWHPVHEGLFASGGSDGSLLFWHVGVEKEVGGMEMAHEGMIWSLAWHPLGHILCSGSNDHTSKFWTRNRPGDKMRDRYNLNLLPGMSEDGVEYDDLEPNSLAVIPGMGIPEQLKLAMEQEQMGKDESNEIEMTIPGLDWGMEEVMQKDQKKVPQKKVPYAKPIPAQFQQAWMQNKVPIPAPPELMNDRKEDIKLEEKKKTQAEIEQEMAALQYTNPQLLEQLKIERLAQKQAEQVQQQAPPPGGPLHGPQPFPGQGPMSQMPQGFQQPIPPQQMPINMPQMGLPGPQGQFRPGGPQGQMGPQGPPLHQGSGGPQGFMGPQGPAGPQGPPQGLPRPQDLHGHQGMQRHPGPHGPMGPQGPPGPQGNSGPQGHLGPQGPPGSQTHLGPQGHLGPQGPPGGQGMQGPPGPRGMQGPPLPHGMQGGPGSQGMQGPISQGPLMGLNPRGMQGPPGPRDNQGPAPQGMMMGHPQEMRGPHMQGGLLGHGPQEMRGLQGPPPQGSMLGPPQELRGPPGAQGQQGPPKNSLVGPQGSMQGPSGPPGQQNPSRGSHPPQGPLPFQQQKTPLLGDGPRVPFSQEGQNPGPPPLIPGLGQQGGQGRLAPHNQGPGPNKGDNRGPPNHHMGPLSERRHDQNSGGPDHGPERGPFRGGQEWGDGRDNRGLPDRRGPHPDFHDDFDRPDDFHPDKRFGHRLREFEGRGGPLLQDEKWRRGGPGPPFPPDHRDFEGGGPNRGPPGPWEGRRPSDDRYPREPEDARFRGRRDERFINWKPIRK